In the genome of Bradyrhizobium arachidis, one region contains:
- a CDS encoding MlaD family protein: METRANYVLIGSFTLAVIAAAIGFVLWFQSLHTTKQRSPLRVVFEGPAAGLRNGGSVNFNGIRVGEVVSVKLDNPRRVVALAMVENNAPIRKDTLVGLEFQGLTGVAAISLKGGEEAAPAPPLDEDGIPTLTADPNKLQDVTEAIRATLQNINKIVADNQESVKNSLKNLETFTNSLARNSEKIDGVMAKVDGVMLKADNLMLGLNTLAGGKDGGELFQAVKSIRELAEDFDKRSGALMTDGRRTLGDISRAVNNFDRNPTRVLFGASNSSQAAPPPEPPKPVAAPRRQ; the protein is encoded by the coding sequence ATGGAAACGCGGGCGAATTACGTATTGATCGGGTCGTTCACGCTGGCGGTGATCGCCGCGGCGATCGGCTTCGTGCTGTGGTTCCAGTCGCTGCACACCACCAAGCAGCGTAGCCCGCTGCGCGTCGTGTTCGAGGGCCCGGCCGCGGGCCTGCGCAATGGCGGCAGCGTCAACTTCAACGGTATCCGGGTAGGTGAAGTGGTCTCGGTGAAGCTCGATAACCCGCGGCGGGTTGTCGCACTCGCCATGGTCGAGAACAACGCGCCGATCCGCAAGGACACGCTGGTCGGCCTCGAATTCCAGGGCCTGACGGGCGTTGCCGCGATCTCGCTCAAGGGCGGCGAGGAGGCGGCACCGGCGCCGCCGCTCGACGAGGACGGCATTCCCACGCTGACGGCCGATCCGAACAAGCTCCAGGACGTCACCGAGGCGATCCGCGCCACGCTCCAGAACATCAACAAGATCGTCGCCGACAATCAGGAGTCGGTGAAGAACTCGCTGAAGAACCTGGAGACCTTCACCAACTCGCTCGCCCGCAACTCCGAGAAGATCGACGGCGTGATGGCCAAGGTCGACGGCGTGATGCTCAAGGCCGACAATCTCATGCTCGGCCTCAACACGCTCGCCGGCGGCAAGGACGGCGGCGAGCTGTTCCAGGCGGTGAAGTCGATCCGCGAACTCGCCGAAGATTTCGACAAGCGCTCCGGCGCGCTGATGACGGACGGCCGCCGCACCCTCGGCGACATCAGCCGCGCCGTGAACAATTTTGACCGCAACCCCACCCGCGTGCTGTTCGGCGCCAGCAACTCATCGCAAGCCGCCCCGCCGCCCGAGCCGCCGAAGCCGGTAGCGGCGCCGAGGCGGCAGTAG
- a CDS encoding ABC transporter ATP-binding protein, translating to MAQDIQNAVQNPIIRVRDITVQFGSTRVLDGLNLDVKRGEILGFVGPSGAGKSVLTRTIIGLVPKVAGSIEVFGVDLDSSSTSQRRNVERRWGVLFQQGALFSSLTVRQNIQFPMREYLRVSQRLMDEITMAKLTMVGLKPEVAERFPSELSGGMIKRVALARALSLDPDLVFLDEPTSGLDPIGAGDFDELVRTLQRTLGLTVFMVTHDLDSLYTACDRIAVLGNGKIIAAGSMADMQASQHPWLRQYFHGKRARAVMGS from the coding sequence ATGGCGCAAGACATCCAAAACGCTGTTCAAAACCCGATCATCCGCGTCCGCGACATCACCGTGCAGTTCGGATCGACGCGCGTGCTCGACGGCCTCAACCTCGACGTCAAGCGCGGCGAGATCCTCGGCTTCGTCGGCCCCTCTGGCGCGGGCAAATCGGTTTTGACGCGCACCATCATCGGCCTCGTGCCGAAGGTCGCAGGCTCCATCGAGGTGTTCGGCGTCGACCTCGATTCCTCCAGCACATCGCAGCGCCGCAATGTCGAGCGGCGCTGGGGCGTGCTGTTCCAGCAGGGCGCGCTGTTCTCTTCGCTCACCGTGCGGCAGAACATCCAGTTTCCGATGCGCGAATATCTTCGCGTGTCGCAGCGGCTGATGGACGAGATCACCATGGCCAAGCTCACGATGGTGGGCCTCAAGCCCGAGGTTGCTGAGCGCTTTCCGTCGGAATTGTCGGGCGGCATGATCAAGCGCGTGGCGCTGGCCCGCGCGCTCTCGCTCGATCCTGACCTCGTGTTCCTGGACGAGCCGACCTCGGGCCTCGACCCGATCGGCGCCGGCGATTTTGACGAACTGGTGAGGACGCTCCAGCGCACTTTGGGGCTGACGGTTTTCATGGTAACGCACGACCTCGACAGCCTCTACACAGCATGTGACCGCATCGCCGTTTTAGGGAACGGTAAGATCATTGCTGCAGGGTCGATGGCCGACATGCAGGCCTCGCAGCATCCCTGGCTGAGGCAGTATTTCCATGGCAAGCGCGCCCGCGCGGTCATGGGTTCGTAG
- a CDS encoding MlaE family ABC transporter permease: MNGDPKLERIAKGNALALCATGTWTASFAPVLERMVADAEKLAGGPQSIFIDVSEVAKLDTFGAWLIERLRRSLTQGPVEAQIAGLSANYSSLVDEVRRVRATPVIESSTITITGMLEQIGRAVAGLTGTMTGLIDMLGAVLAAGFRVLIHPRSFRLTSTVHHLEQVCWRAVPIIVLITFLIGCIIAQQGIFHFRRFGADIFVVDMLGVLVLREIGVLLVAIMVAGRSGSAYTAELGSMKMREEIDALRTMGFDPIEVLVLPRMLALVLALPILAFLGAMAALYGGGLVAWLYGGVDPEAFLLRLRDAISIDHFIVGIVKAPVMAAVIGIVACVEGLAVQGSAESLGQHTTASVVKGIFFVIVMDGVFAIFFASIGM; the protein is encoded by the coding sequence TTGAACGGCGATCCCAAGCTGGAGCGGATTGCCAAAGGCAACGCGCTGGCCCTCTGCGCCACCGGAACCTGGACCGCGAGCTTCGCGCCGGTGCTGGAGCGGATGGTGGCTGACGCCGAGAAGCTCGCCGGCGGCCCGCAAAGCATCTTCATCGACGTCTCCGAGGTCGCCAAGCTCGACACCTTCGGCGCCTGGCTGATCGAGCGGCTGCGCCGCAGCCTGACGCAAGGGCCGGTCGAGGCGCAGATCGCCGGCCTCTCCGCCAATTATTCCAGCCTCGTCGACGAGGTGCGGCGGGTCAGGGCGACCCCCGTGATCGAGAGCAGCACGATCACCATCACCGGCATGCTGGAGCAGATCGGCCGCGCCGTGGCCGGCCTTACCGGCACGATGACCGGCCTCATCGACATGCTTGGCGCGGTGCTCGCCGCAGGCTTTCGCGTGCTGATCCATCCACGCTCGTTCCGCCTGACTTCGACCGTGCACCATTTGGAGCAGGTGTGCTGGCGCGCGGTGCCGATCATCGTGCTGATCACCTTCCTGATCGGCTGCATCATAGCCCAGCAGGGCATCTTTCATTTCCGCCGTTTCGGCGCCGACATCTTCGTGGTCGACATGCTCGGCGTGCTGGTGCTGCGCGAGATCGGCGTGCTCTTGGTCGCGATCATGGTCGCGGGCCGCTCGGGCAGCGCCTACACCGCCGAGCTCGGCTCGATGAAGATGCGCGAGGAGATCGACGCACTGCGCACCATGGGCTTCGATCCGATCGAGGTGCTGGTGCTGCCGCGCATGCTGGCGCTGGTGTTGGCGCTGCCGATCCTCGCCTTCCTCGGCGCGATGGCCGCGCTCTATGGCGGCGGGCTCGTCGCCTGGCTCTATGGCGGTGTCGATCCCGAGGCCTTCCTGCTGCGGCTGCGCGACGCCATCTCGATCGACCATTTCATCGTCGGCATCGTCAAGGCACCTGTCATGGCCGCCGTGATCGGCATCGTCGCCTGCGTCGAAGGGCTCGCGGTGCAGGGCAGCGCGGAATCGCTCGGACAGCACACGACAGCCTCGGTGGTGAAGGGCATCTTCTTCGTCATCGTCATGGACGGCGTGTTCGCCATCTTCTTCGCCTCGATCGGGATGTGA
- the dgcA gene encoding N-acetyl-D-Glu racemase DgcA, whose amino-acid sequence MTSSKVPALRAQIERFPIAGSFTISRGAKTEAVTVVAEVSRDGLTGRGECVPYPRYGETPEATLAAIQAMEDAIRGGLDREALQAAMKPGAARNALDCAFIDLEAKTADLRAWSLLGRPSPGERTTAFTISLGTPEAMAAAAAKAAHRPLLKIKLGGDGDPERIAAVRRAAPESELIVDANEAWAEANLEANLAACAAAGVTLVEQPLPAGKDDALARIERPLAVCADESVHDRGSLAPLRDRYDAVNIKLDKTGGLTEALAMADDAQALGFEIMIGCMVATSLSMAPAMLVTPQARFVDLDGPLLLARDRDHALRYDGSLVYPPESSLWG is encoded by the coding sequence ATGACTTCCAGCAAAGTTCCGGCACTTAGGGCGCAAATCGAGCGCTTTCCGATTGCCGGCAGTTTCACCATCAGCCGGGGCGCCAAGACCGAGGCGGTGACCGTCGTGGCCGAGGTGAGCCGGGACGGCCTGACCGGCCGCGGCGAGTGCGTGCCCTATCCCCGCTATGGCGAGACCCCTGAGGCGACGCTAGCCGCGATCCAGGCCATGGAGGACGCGATCCGGGGCGGTCTCGACCGGGAGGCCCTCCAGGCCGCCATGAAGCCTGGCGCGGCCCGCAACGCCCTGGATTGCGCCTTCATCGATCTGGAAGCCAAAACGGCGGACCTGCGGGCCTGGAGCCTGCTCGGCCGCCCCTCGCCGGGCGAGCGCACCACCGCCTTCACGATTTCGTTGGGGACGCCCGAGGCGATGGCGGCGGCGGCCGCCAAGGCCGCGCACCGGCCCCTGCTCAAGATCAAGCTCGGCGGCGATGGCGATCCGGAGCGAATTGCGGCGGTGCGCAGGGCCGCCCCGGAGTCCGAGCTGATCGTCGACGCCAACGAGGCCTGGGCCGAGGCCAATCTGGAAGCCAACCTCGCCGCCTGCGCCGCCGCCGGCGTCACGCTCGTGGAGCAGCCGCTGCCAGCCGGCAAGGACGACGCGCTGGCGCGGATCGAGCGGCCGCTCGCGGTCTGCGCCGACGAGAGCGTGCATGACCGTGGTTCGCTCGCGCCATTGCGAGATCGCTACGACGCCGTGAACATCAAGCTCGACAAGACCGGCGGCCTCACCGAAGCCCTCGCGATGGCCGATGACGCGCAAGCGCTCGGCTTCGAGATCATGATCGGCTGCATGGTCGCAACCTCGCTGTCGATGGCCCCCGCCATGCTGGTGACGCCGCAGGCGCGCTTCGTCGATCTTGACGGCCCGCTGCTGCTGGCGCGCGACCGCGATCACGCCCTGCGTTACGACGGCAGCCTGGTCTATCCGCCGGAGTCCTCGCTCTGGGGGTGA
- a CDS encoding MFS transporter, with amino-acid sequence MQSESQIPTPAAVKRRFAVSLALFYSAVFAVSGTHLPFFPVWLKAIGIDASWIGLINALPAITRFTTLPQVTAFAEKRHAIRAGMMVSVLATAIGFAAVGLQQQPLALFLIYALTCMMWTPTMPLTDAFALRGVARYGLDYGPLRLWGSAAFAAGSLACGYLVDVIAARDLIWVIVAWAVVAVLASLLLQPLDDVRRKSAEARADTALLRDLGFWAVIASAALIQGSHVAYYTFSAINWQLHGLGGLTIAGLWTLGVIAEIVVFALSPRFSLHPSTMIAIGGLSAVLRWIVTANEPPLALLALAQLGHGLTFGMTILGTMSLLVQRVPSHQIARGQGYYAACNGLLGAATSIASGAIYARIGDGLYYVMAAMAAAGALVIWSARHRLIAHPQSEDSGG; translated from the coding sequence ATGCAGTCCGAATCACAAATCCCCACGCCAGCAGCCGTGAAGCGGCGATTCGCCGTCAGCCTCGCGCTGTTCTACTCGGCGGTGTTCGCGGTATCGGGAACGCATCTGCCGTTCTTTCCGGTCTGGCTGAAGGCGATCGGCATCGACGCAAGCTGGATCGGCCTCATCAACGCGCTGCCGGCGATCACGCGCTTCACCACGCTGCCGCAAGTGACCGCCTTTGCCGAAAAGCGGCACGCCATCCGCGCGGGCATGATGGTGTCAGTGCTGGCGACCGCCATCGGGTTTGCGGCCGTGGGCTTGCAGCAGCAGCCGCTGGCGCTGTTTCTGATCTATGCGCTGACTTGCATGATGTGGACACCGACGATGCCGCTGACCGATGCCTTTGCGCTGCGCGGCGTCGCGCGCTACGGGCTCGATTACGGCCCGTTGCGGCTGTGGGGCTCGGCGGCGTTCGCCGCGGGCTCGCTCGCCTGCGGCTATCTCGTCGACGTCATCGCGGCGCGCGACCTGATCTGGGTCATCGTCGCCTGGGCCGTCGTCGCGGTGCTCGCCAGCCTTTTATTGCAGCCGCTCGACGATGTCAGGCGGAAGAGCGCTGAGGCGCGTGCCGACACGGCGCTGCTGCGCGATCTCGGCTTCTGGGCCGTGATCGCCTCGGCCGCGCTGATCCAGGGCAGTCACGTCGCCTATTACACCTTCTCGGCCATCAACTGGCAGCTCCATGGTCTCGGCGGCCTGACGATCGCGGGGCTGTGGACGCTGGGCGTGATCGCCGAGATCGTCGTGTTCGCGCTGTCGCCGCGCTTCTCGCTGCATCCGTCCACGATGATCGCGATCGGGGGCTTGAGCGCCGTGCTGCGCTGGATCGTCACCGCGAACGAGCCGCCGCTGGCGCTGCTCGCGCTCGCGCAGCTCGGCCACGGCCTCACCTTCGGCATGACCATCCTCGGCACCATGAGCCTGCTGGTGCAGCGCGTGCCCTCGCACCAGATCGCGCGGGGGCAGGGCTACTATGCCGCCTGCAACGGGCTGCTCGGCGCTGCGACCTCGATCGCCTCAGGCGCGATCTACGCCCGCATCGGCGACGGCCTCTATTACGTCATGGCTGCGATGGCCGCGGCCGGAGCGCTGGTGATCTGGTCGGCGCGGCATCGGCTGATCGCTCACCCCCAGAGCGAGGACTCCGGCGGATAG
- a CDS encoding outer membrane protein has translation MTSSLPITTAILGVTAIVFAANASAADLPPYPHDAPVIRGAPVYGWQGAYVGVAGGGSWGRSKHVDRVTGLDDTPVFNVNGGVFGTTAGYNWQLMSWIFGAEGDLSWAGQKGSSLDSGPAGNVDFSSFTKLQWLGTLRGRIGYTPGNVLLYATAGYAAAGVEAGVKSSATGAVFDSASSWRSGWTAGAGAEWAFAPAWSAKVEYLYVKLEDGGFTTPNLGAAFDRSHVSFDDHIVRIGVNYYFSGLPIRHY, from the coding sequence ATGACATCTTCTCTCCCGATCACGACGGCAATCCTCGGCGTCACAGCCATCGTCTTTGCTGCCAACGCCTCGGCCGCCGACCTGCCGCCCTATCCGCACGATGCGCCGGTCATTCGCGGTGCGCCGGTCTATGGCTGGCAAGGCGCGTATGTCGGCGTCGCGGGCGGCGGGTCGTGGGGACGCAGCAAGCATGTCGATCGTGTGACAGGCCTCGACGACACACCGGTGTTCAACGTCAATGGCGGCGTGTTCGGCACGACGGCGGGCTACAATTGGCAGCTGATGAGCTGGATCTTCGGCGCCGAGGGCGACTTGTCATGGGCCGGTCAAAAAGGCAGCTCGCTGGACAGCGGTCCTGCCGGCAACGTGGATTTCTCGAGCTTCACAAAACTGCAATGGCTGGGCACGCTTCGCGGGCGCATCGGATACACGCCCGGCAATGTGCTGCTCTATGCGACGGCGGGTTATGCAGCCGCAGGCGTCGAAGCCGGCGTGAAATCGTCCGCAACCGGCGCGGTCTTCGACAGCGCATCGTCGTGGCGATCCGGATGGACCGCGGGTGCAGGTGCCGAATGGGCATTCGCGCCTGCTTGGTCGGCAAAAGTCGAATATCTCTATGTGAAACTGGAAGATGGCGGCTTCACCACGCCCAACCTCGGCGCGGCGTTCGATCGCAGTCACGTGTCATTCGACGATCACATTGTTCGGATCGGCGTGAACTACTATTTCAGCGGCCTTCCGATCCGACACTACTAG
- a CDS encoding Hint domain-containing protein, translating to MSEITTPSSGAATRRAVISRGLGAAAAGVAASAMTTRSAMADGKSNGAASFVGGGGAASGGNCFLKGTRISTAAGERRIEDLVVGDLLPTVFGGMRAVQWIGRFNRTRSDPNKPWVKSARPVRIARSALAPNVPHADLYVTQGHAVLLDGLLIPAGNLVNGTTITLDAADEHDALEFFHIKLESHDVIYAEGAPCETLLRVDETMSNFADYLRKHGEQDARDVHCAPITGHGRRSAMMTRARRLVSPFLGPQKVDIISARLGSRAAGII from the coding sequence ATGTCAGAGATCACGACCCCGTCGTCGGGTGCCGCCACGCGGCGTGCCGTCATATCGAGAGGCCTTGGTGCTGCGGCAGCAGGCGTTGCCGCAAGCGCGATGACCACGCGCTCCGCAATGGCGGACGGCAAGAGCAACGGAGCGGCCAGTTTCGTTGGTGGAGGCGGCGCCGCCAGCGGTGGCAATTGCTTCCTGAAGGGCACCCGGATTTCCACGGCGGCGGGCGAGCGCAGGATCGAGGATCTCGTCGTCGGTGATCTGTTGCCGACGGTGTTCGGCGGAATGCGCGCGGTGCAATGGATCGGCCGGTTCAACCGCACCAGGAGCGATCCGAACAAGCCGTGGGTGAAGAGCGCACGGCCGGTCCGCATCGCGCGCTCGGCGCTTGCTCCCAACGTGCCGCATGCCGACCTCTACGTGACCCAGGGTCACGCTGTGCTGCTCGACGGCCTCCTCATCCCCGCCGGCAATCTCGTCAACGGCACGACGATCACGCTCGACGCCGCGGATGAGCATGACGCGCTCGAATTCTTCCACATCAAGCTCGAATCCCACGACGTGATCTACGCCGAAGGTGCGCCTTGCGAGACGCTGCTGCGGGTCGACGAGACCATGAGCAATTTTGCGGATTATCTGCGCAAGCACGGTGAGCAGGACGCGCGGGACGTCCATTGCGCGCCGATCACCGGCCATGGCCGCCGCAGCGCGATGATGACGAGAGCGCGGCGCCTGGTCTCGCCCTTCCTCGGCCCGCAAAAGGTCGACATCATCAGCGCTCGCCTCGGCTCGCGGGCGGCTGGCATCATCTGA
- a CDS encoding Na/Pi cotransporter family protein, which produces MSTAISTLGGIGLFLLGMTVMTEGLKTLAGTALRVVLGKAASTPLLGSFWGAIVTLLVQSSSATTMTTIGLVSAGLLTFQQGLSLVFGANIGTTGTGWLVALIGVRVSLTAAALPMIFVGALTKLLAKGRISGVGAALAGFGLVLFGLTTLQQGMGGLAERLHPADLPAVLGSPGVPWWSGLFGVLALVVIGLVMTALMQSSTAAIAVTLSGYFAGAIGLDQACALIIGQNIGTATSSALAAIGASATAKRLAIAYVLFKLIAALIAIVVFPVVTPLLLRALDTIDGVTLLAGYHTAFNVVGVAVLLPLITPFTRLVERILPDRGSPLTRCLDPSALQTPIVAVEAVRRTIARVLLTVCGSVEAQLVGRAGPIRLGKDVVSTQEAADAVSRAQIFLSDVAGPPDTDDEQRRLTSTLHALDHASRLTDLANGRDNPGAAAGGPEDIRARELCAEVMRSAAAIARGVAVSTGIDGAPHPVAAAHAGDAMAGPRANPPDEAIAELERCMAQLGEMLRVHRSGTLGAVANGSLTADAALLRVEAVRNLQALSQHAWRSAAHLVGRG; this is translated from the coding sequence ATGTCCACGGCGATCTCGACGCTCGGCGGGATAGGTCTCTTCCTGCTCGGCATGACCGTGATGACGGAGGGCCTGAAGACGCTGGCCGGTACTGCGTTGCGCGTGGTGCTCGGCAAGGCGGCTTCGACGCCCCTGCTCGGCTCGTTCTGGGGGGCGATTGTCACGCTGCTGGTGCAGTCCTCCAGCGCAACGACCATGACGACGATCGGCCTCGTCAGCGCCGGCCTGCTGACGTTCCAGCAAGGCTTGAGCCTCGTCTTCGGCGCCAATATCGGCACCACGGGAACCGGCTGGCTGGTCGCACTGATCGGCGTCCGCGTCTCGCTCACGGCCGCCGCGCTGCCAATGATCTTCGTCGGCGCTCTGACCAAGCTTCTCGCCAAGGGGCGGATCTCCGGCGTCGGCGCCGCGCTCGCAGGCTTTGGACTCGTGCTGTTCGGTTTGACGACCCTGCAACAGGGCATGGGCGGGCTAGCGGAACGATTGCACCCGGCAGACCTGCCCGCGGTCCTCGGCAGTCCAGGGGTGCCATGGTGGTCGGGGCTGTTCGGCGTACTGGCGCTGGTGGTGATCGGATTGGTCATGACCGCGCTGATGCAATCGTCGACGGCCGCCATCGCGGTGACCTTGTCCGGCTATTTCGCGGGCGCGATCGGGTTGGACCAGGCCTGCGCGCTGATCATCGGCCAGAACATCGGAACGGCGACGAGCTCCGCGCTCGCCGCGATCGGCGCCAGCGCCACCGCAAAACGCCTGGCCATCGCCTACGTCCTGTTCAAGCTGATCGCTGCGCTCATCGCGATCGTGGTGTTCCCCGTCGTGACGCCCTTGCTGCTGCGCGCCTTGGACACGATCGACGGCGTCACGCTGCTGGCGGGATATCACACGGCGTTCAACGTCGTCGGCGTCGCGGTCCTGCTGCCGTTGATCACCCCGTTCACACGATTGGTCGAACGGATTCTGCCCGACCGTGGCTCGCCGCTGACGCGCTGCCTCGATCCCTCGGCGCTTCAGACCCCGATCGTGGCGGTGGAGGCGGTAAGGCGCACGATCGCGCGTGTGCTCCTGACGGTGTGCGGTTCGGTCGAGGCGCAACTGGTTGGCCGCGCTGGACCGATACGCCTGGGCAAGGACGTCGTCTCCACGCAGGAAGCGGCCGATGCCGTGAGCCGGGCGCAAATATTCCTGTCGGATGTCGCCGGACCTCCTGATACCGACGATGAGCAACGTCGTCTCACGAGCACGCTGCACGCACTCGACCACGCATCTCGACTGACCGACCTCGCCAACGGACGAGACAATCCTGGCGCGGCGGCCGGCGGACCTGAGGACATCCGCGCCCGAGAGCTATGTGCAGAAGTCATGCGAAGCGCAGCCGCGATTGCGCGCGGTGTGGCGGTGTCGACCGGCATCGATGGAGCGCCGCACCCCGTGGCCGCCGCGCACGCCGGCGATGCGATGGCCGGTCCGCGCGCGAATCCGCCCGACGAGGCGATCGCCGAGCTCGAGCGCTGCATGGCACAGCTCGGTGAAATGCTGCGGGTCCACCGAAGTGGGACGCTCGGCGCTGTCGCCAATGGAAGCCTGACCGCCGACGCTGCCCTGCTGCGTGTCGAGGCGGTTCGCAACCTCCAGGCGCTGTCGCAGCACGCCTGGCGCTCGGCGGCTCATCTGGTCGGTCGCGGCTAA
- a CDS encoding RbsD/FucU family protein — protein sequence MLKSIDPILTPDLLWLLASMGHGDDLVFVDANHPATRIAQSTTSQRLIQLPGMSMETAIRAIMSVYPLDDFDPDPVRVMAPVDDPDRVPDVQRAVLAEIERAAGRAVAPGKLSRPDFYRAAAAGFGVVQVGDSRGYGCFLIRKGVI from the coding sequence ATGCTGAAATCGATCGATCCAATCCTGACGCCTGACCTGCTCTGGCTGCTGGCTTCGATGGGCCATGGCGACGACCTCGTCTTCGTCGATGCCAACCATCCGGCCACCCGCATCGCGCAGAGCACCACGTCGCAGCGCCTGATCCAGCTGCCGGGCATGAGCATGGAGACCGCCATCCGCGCGATCATGTCGGTCTATCCGCTCGACGATTTCGATCCAGACCCGGTGCGCGTGATGGCGCCCGTCGACGATCCCGATCGCGTCCCCGATGTGCAGCGCGCGGTGCTGGCCGAGATCGAGCGCGCTGCCGGCCGCGCTGTTGCGCCGGGCAAGCTCTCGCGTCCGGATTTCTATCGCGCGGCGGCTGCCGGCTTCGGCGTGGTGCAGGTCGGCGACAGCAGGGGCTATGGCTGCTTTCTGATCCGCAAGGGCGTGATCTAA
- a CDS encoding caspase family protein, which produces MFRLKPFLMTASLVGSLFGFLGGPVSAQVAPVEPAPTALQGPEQRVALVIGNSNYQNAPQLQNPDNDAQSMAQFLNSAGFEVVAATDLTQNDMLRVVQDFSAKVSARGPNTVAMVYYAGHGVQLAGENYLVPVDAKVSSPNELVNNSVRLVDVMSTLESIPSRMRIVILDACRNNPFPSVNDAGRGLAIVDAPNGSIVGYSTAPGAEALDGTNGHSPYTQAFLNIAHEPNVPIEQLFKRVRLQVNQTTSGAQIPWESSSLTSDFTFFGDTAVAANRAPLNAPVVQMASNLPSRSTRQAYDYVLSEGRPEYYQEFIQMYPHDPLCDHIRWLLNNLLLTQAWHKAVLANSPIGYQSFYDSYGNSPYGSSALKLAAQPKLIPLMQATKFLAPQNIAPTFKVGNLGQPKYMPLMQQGNGGGQINANLPVVQKPIDGNVIGKLGNGGQVVNLPAGNNQPNGTPSQNPGKIVTLPAPTNTTNNSGGTGKIITLPATNNAPNAGNGTGTGKGTGNGNPGKIVSMPVNVGKGGTTVDTKPVVQTQTNPIRVNNGNTGIVKLNNNPVNKVQVQNNQQNNNNRPQLNTTNRMVNNGGNNFRQSMNQAPSMNNGGNNRRGGFMH; this is translated from the coding sequence ATGTTCCGCCTAAAGCCTTTCCTGATGACGGCTAGCCTCGTGGGAAGCCTGTTCGGCTTTCTCGGCGGCCCTGTTTCCGCGCAAGTCGCTCCCGTGGAGCCCGCCCCCACCGCGCTGCAAGGCCCGGAGCAGCGGGTCGCGCTGGTGATCGGCAATTCGAACTACCAGAACGCGCCGCAGCTGCAAAATCCCGACAATGACGCGCAGTCGATGGCGCAGTTCCTGAACTCGGCCGGTTTCGAGGTGGTTGCCGCGACCGACCTGACCCAGAACGACATGCTTCGCGTGGTCCAGGACTTTTCCGCCAAAGTGTCCGCGCGCGGTCCGAACACCGTGGCGATGGTCTATTACGCTGGCCACGGCGTGCAGCTCGCCGGCGAGAACTACCTCGTGCCGGTCGATGCCAAGGTCTCCAGCCCCAACGAGCTCGTCAACAATTCGGTGCGCCTGGTCGACGTGATGTCGACGCTGGAGTCGATCCCGAGCCGCATGCGCATCGTCATCCTCGATGCCTGCCGCAACAATCCGTTCCCGAGCGTCAACGACGCCGGCCGCGGCCTTGCCATCGTCGACGCGCCGAACGGCTCGATCGTCGGCTATTCCACCGCGCCGGGCGCCGAAGCGCTCGACGGCACCAATGGCCACAGCCCCTATACGCAGGCCTTCCTCAACATCGCGCATGAGCCGAACGTGCCGATCGAGCAGCTGTTCAAGCGCGTGCGTCTTCAGGTGAACCAGACCACCAGCGGCGCGCAGATCCCCTGGGAGAGCTCGTCGCTGACGAGCGACTTCACCTTCTTCGGCGACACCGCCGTTGCCGCCAACCGCGCGCCGCTGAATGCGCCTGTGGTGCAGATGGCCTCCAACCTGCCCAGCCGCTCGACGCGCCAGGCCTATGACTACGTCCTGTCCGAGGGCCGGCCGGAGTACTATCAGGAGTTCATCCAGATGTACCCGCACGACCCGCTGTGCGACCACATCCGCTGGCTGCTCAACAACCTGCTGCTCACGCAGGCCTGGCACAAGGCGGTGCTGGCGAACTCGCCGATCGGCTACCAGAGCTTCTACGACAGCTACGGCAACAGCCCCTATGGCTCGTCCGCACTGAAGCTTGCAGCGCAGCCGAAGCTGATCCCCCTGATGCAAGCGACCAAGTTCCTGGCGCCGCAGAACATTGCCCCGACGTTCAAGGTCGGCAATCTCGGCCAGCCCAAATACATGCCGCTGATGCAGCAGGGTAATGGTGGTGGCCAGATCAACGCCAACCTGCCGGTCGTGCAGAAGCCGATCGACGGCAACGTGATCGGCAAGCTCGGCAATGGCGGCCAGGTCGTCAACCTGCCGGCGGGTAACAACCAGCCGAACGGCACGCCCTCGCAGAACCCGGGCAAGATCGTCACCCTGCCTGCGCCGACCAACACGACCAACAATAGTGGCGGCACCGGCAAGATTATCACCCTGCCCGCGACCAACAACGCGCCGAACGCCGGCAATGGCACCGGTACTGGCAAAGGCACTGGCAACGGCAACCCGGGCAAGATCGTCAGCATGCCGGTGAACGTCGGCAAGGGCGGCACGACTGTCGACACCAAGCCGGTCGTTCAGACGCAGACCAATCCGATCCGCGTCAACAACGGCAACACCGGCATCGTCAAGCTCAACAACAATCCGGTGAACAAGGTGCAGGTGCAGAACAACCAGCAGAACAACAACAATCGCCCGCAGCTCAATACGACCAACCGCATGGTCAACAACGGCGGCAACAACTTCCGCCAGTCGATGAACCAGGCGCCGAGCATGAACAATGGCGGCAACAATCGCCGCGGCGGCTTCATGCACTGA